The Deltaproteobacteria bacterium HGW-Deltaproteobacteria-18 genome includes the window GCTTGTGACCATGGCGATGAGGCCCGCGATGAGCAGGGAAATTCGGGTGTATTCCTGCAAGCCTGCGGTTGCGCTCTGGGTATCCACTTCCTGGACGATCCACAGGTCAAGATCGGGAAGCTTCACGCCAAGCGAAAATACGGGTGTCTGGCCGCCCAGGCTGTTGCGTTTGGCAAAGCCGAGCCGCTGCCCCGAATCCAGTTCCGGCGGCGTCTGGATGGGGGCGATCCCGCCAGGGGTCCAGGGCACGATCTCCTGAAATCCGGCCTCGGTCATCTGCATGATCCGGGTTCTCTCTCCCCTGGTCGAGAGTGGGGTGTTGGAGAGCAGGGAGGTGATGGTCATGCCCGCGCTCTTGGTCAGCATGGCCACGGCCACGGCCTTTTTCTCACCATTTTCCTCGGCCGTGGAGTAGATCGGCACGCACATGTCGATGACCAGGCCGTTTTCTGTCTGACGCAGAGGCGAGAAGTGGGCCATGGGATAGGCGAAGGTCTTTTTGATCAGGGCAGTCTGACTCGGGGAGAGCGGGGTCACCCGCGAGTCGGAGCCGATGTAGGACTGCCCGCTGCGGTGTACGATACGCCCTGACAGAAAGCCCGCAAAGACGGTGAAATCGGCGAAAGTCTGGTGCATGAGGGGAAATTGGTCGGTCAGCTGGGCCATCTGATTATAGGCCTCCCCTTCGGGGATGATGCCCGTGATGAGAAAGCTGGGATCAGCGTCGATTAGGTCCATGTCCGTGGCATAAAGCCGAAACAGGTCCGAGGAAATGAGCTTGTCGGTCTGCTCGACCAGGCCCGAAAGCCACGCCGAGAGGACTTCGGTGCGGCTGGTGCCCAGCAATTCGAGCCGACTGCTGATCTGGTCTTGCAGTTCTCCCTGCTTGGCACGGACGCTCCAGCCTACCCACGCCAAAAGAGCCACGATGATCAGGGAGATGATGGCCACCCCCATGACCAGCTCCGACCTGTTCCTGCCCATGGCGGGTAGAGCTGCTTTGCTGCTTGATGCTGTCATATTCCCCTCTCCGTTAAGTTTAGTTCGCTACAGGGATGTGTGACCACCGATGCTCCTCGTTCAAGGAGTATTGCGGGAGGTAATGTCTGTATTTGCCGTGCGTGAAAATTGCGTCGGAGATGTTGTTCAGGATGTAGGCATCCCCGTGCGTGAATACTGCCAGAACAGCGTGCCCGATGCCCCTTATGCGATCCTTGAGGACGACGATGCGCAACTCGTCCTGCGAAAAGCCCAACTCCCGCAGGGCAAAGTATTTGATGATGGCGTAGTCCTCGCAATCTCCGGATATCTTGAGGAATTCCTGCGGCGTGGCCCACCAGTCCGAGACTCCGTAGGCGTCCTGGTCCAGGCGATAGGGCCATTTGTTGAAAAAGGCATTGATCATCCGCAGCTGTTCCATGCGTTCTTTGCCCCTGGCCTGCTTGATGATGCGCTGCCAACTGGTTGCACCGGGCGGGCAGGCCTTGGCCGAGGTGCAGCTGTTCAGCGTCTGGATCTGTCCCTTGACTTTGGAAAGAACCCGCTTCCATTTGGGCAGGGCATTGAAATTGCCGCGAAAGGCCGCGCTCTGAAAAAGCCGCACCGGCTGGTTGCCGGAATCTGTCTGCGCGCCCGGAGCCGGCTCCGAAGGAGTGGGGGCTGGCGTCCGGGTGTCCTGGCGCCATATGGGCAGGGGCGCTGTCGTTGTGGACGGATTGCGATCCTGCTCTGCCTTGGCAACCGTCTGCACGTTTGACTCCCGGTCCTGCGCCGTAGCCTCCGCAGCCTGCTTCAAGGGCTCCTCTGTCAGCGTTCCGGGGTCCTCGGTCTGTTTCTGCGGGACCACCGCAGCGGTTTCCATTTCCCGATTCGTGTTCGGCCGGGCACCTTCTTGTGTTTTCAGCGGGCTGTCCGGCAAAGGAGACTCGATCTCCTGCCGCAGCTCCGTCCGGGCGGGTTCTCCCGTTGCGGCATCCGCGTTTTCCTGTCTTTGCTCCGTCTGCTCCGACTGGTTGTGAATCGGTGCGTCTCCAGTCCCCATTGCCGCAAAATCGCTGGGAAAGCACAGGGCCGCCGCCAGCAGCAAAAGGTAAGTGGAGATGTGCCATCTCAACAGGTCAACGCTCCCTCAAGGCGTTCTCCTTGGCCTTGAGAATGGGTTTCAAAAGGTAGTCGAGCACGCTCTTCTTGCCCGTCAGAATGTCCACGCTGGCAGTCATGCCCGGGATGATCGGGAGCTTTTCTCCACGATAGACGATGGCCGATGCCTGGGTGCGCAGCTTGACCTTGTAAAAGCTCTCGCCCTTCTGGTCTTCGATGGTGTCGCCGCTGATCTGCTCGACGGAACCTTCAAGCCCTCCGTAGATGGAGAAGTCGTAGGCAGTGATCTTGATCATGGCCTTTTGGCCCGGATGCAGAAACGCGATGTCGGCAGGCTTGATGTTGGCTTCGATGAGCAGGGTGTCGTCCAGGGGGATGATTTCAAGAATCGGTTCGCCTGGTTTGACCACGCCGCCCACGGTGTTCAGGATGACCTGCTTGACGGTGCCGCGCACAGGGCTGCGCACGTCGGTGCGCGTGACCCGGTCCTGTCCGGCGGACAGGGCATGCAGCTTGGAGTTCAGCTCAACCTGATGCTGGTTCATCTCCTGCAAGGCCGTAGCCTTGAACTCGGCCATGCGTTGGGCCTGGCGATCCTTGATTTCCTGCGCCGCCTGCTGCGTGCGCGGGATGGCCACGCTCAGGCTCTGCAGATCACCGCTCAGGGAACTGACGGCGCGCTCCAGGGAGAGGTAGTCGACCCTCGGGTAGACGTTTTTTTCCATGAGGGGTTTGGCGATATTCCGTTGCTCCTGGGCCAGCTTCAGGTCCTGGGCTGTCTGGTTGCGCCGGATGGTCATCTCGCGGGCTTCCTGCAGACGCTGCGTGTACTGGCTGCGCAGAATGTTCATCTCCTGGTTCAGTTGGTCCATGCGCGCCCGATAAATGGCCATCTGGTCATTTACCGCCTTGGAGGCCTTGGTTTTAAGGTCT containing:
- a CDS encoding HlyD family type I secretion periplasmic adaptor subunit, which gives rise to MRNPVYSESDLEYMSVVDAAMYRRGHRWAYALSATICLLLGSLLVWTHFAILDEVTRGMGQVIPSQRVQIIQNLEGGILEETLVRENQLVEKGDILVRISNELAQSTLKDTASQALEHQAAIARLKAESSGTEPVFSEDLKTKASKAVNDQMAIYRARMDQLNQEMNILRSQYTQRLQEAREMTIRRNQTAQDLKLAQEQRNIAKPLMEKNVYPRVDYLSLERAVSSLSGDLQSLSVAIPRTQQAAQEIKDRQAQRMAEFKATALQEMNQHQVELNSKLHALSAGQDRVTRTDVRSPVRGTVKQVILNTVGGVVKPGEPILEIIPLDDTLLIEANIKPADIAFLHPGQKAMIKITAYDFSIYGGLEGSVEQISGDTIEDQKGESFYKVKLRTQASAIVYRGEKLPIIPGMTASVDILTGKKSVLDYLLKPILKAKENALRER